The following proteins are co-located in the Paralichthys olivaceus isolate ysfri-2021 chromosome 10, ASM2471397v2, whole genome shotgun sequence genome:
- the nmi gene encoding N-myc-interactor yields the protein MTHMDNNWPINDKMDGGLKNQFEEAKIELETWKIKAERADDVKSRLIIEKLEEDEAKEKAKTEMYAWIKKQEECQKDFTQHMSAVQDEILKLSKRKQDLLEKLKRCQAELVNKKTESNKLKQKFKIYVQIPDTEVRFSTQGEEESDDVSQSIRGVFIISQRSTVLLEAGQALITFEEEKVASQILKIAKCSVSCEDMSLDVKPKRITMDPAVKFEVHLDVSRKALKVLNIPSSMPEERMKDRLEISFSRPSRGGGEVEGVEYDKNTGTGLITFLHPGVAEVLALRGNYPVDLDSEIDMEVEPVYQHQLHKFQTFCGSPKRTILVDDIKNIMDEGDIQDSLEIHFQRASNCGGEIQSIKYLSEGKALQAFFCEDAGKRDD from the exons ATGACTCACATGGACAATAACTGGCCCATAAACGACAAG ATGGACGGTGGTCTGAAAAATCAGTTCGAGGAGGCCAAGATAGAACTGGAGACATGGAAG ATTAAAGCAGAGAGAGCTGATGATGTCAAATCCAGGCTCATAATAGAAAAACTGGAAGAAGATGAAGCCAAGGAGAAAGCCAAGACAGAGATGTATGCTTGGATCAAAAAGCAAGAAGAGTGTCAGAAGGACTTCACTCAACACATGAGTGCAGTACAG gacgAAATCCTGAAGCTTTCTAAACGCAAACAGGATTTGCTGGAAAAATTGAAGAGATGTCAGGCTGAACTGGTGAATAAGAAGACAGAGTCCAACAAACTCAAGCAGAAATTCAAG ATCTATGTCCAGATTCCCGACACAGAGGTAAGGTTCAGCACTCAGGGCGAAGAGGAGAGTGATGatgtcagtcagtcaatcagaGGAGTGTTCATCATCAGCCAGAGATCAACTGTGCTTCTAGAGGCCGGACAGGCACTTATCACCTTCGAGGAGGAGAAAG tggCCTCTCAGATCCTGAAGATTGCCAAGTGCTCTGTGTCCTGTGAGGACATGAGTTTGGATGTGAAACCAAAAAGAATAACCATGGATCCTGCTGTAAAGTTTGAG GTCCACCTCGATGTCTCTAGAAAGGCGCTCAAGGTTTTAAACATCCCCTCTTCCATGCCAGAGGAGAGAATGAAGGACCGACTGGAGATAAGTTTCTCCAGGcccagcagaggaggaggagaggtggagggagtGGAGTACGATAAGAACACCGGGACAGGACTCATCACCTTTCTCCACCCTGGAG ttgCTGAGGTCCTGGCCCTAAGAGGGAACTACCCAGTGGACCTGGATTCTGAAATTGATATGGAGGTTGAACCTGTATACCAACACCAGCTGCATAAGTTTCAG ACCTTCTGTGGCTCTCCGAAACGAACAATCCTCGTGGATGACATCAAAAACATAATGGACGAGGGGGACATTCAAGACAGTCTAGAGATCCACTTCCAGAGGGCCAGTAACTGTGGTGGTGAGATACAGAGCATCAAGTATCTATCCGAAGGGAAGGCTCTGCAGGCTTTTTTCTGTGAAGATGCTGGGAAGAGAGATGACTAA